A window of the Agrococcus jejuensis genome harbors these coding sequences:
- a CDS encoding NAD(P)H-dependent flavin oxidoreductase, with amino-acid sequence MMLPLALQHARVVAVAPMAGGATTPALVAAVEAHGAFAQLAAGYLTAEALRARIAETRALGASRFGVNLFVPNLHRIAPSDYEAYGRAIAADVARVVPDAAVPPLVEDDDDWEAKVDVVVEARVPVVSLTFGLPDDAVLARLRAAGILTLQTVTSEDEALAAANAGVDALTVQASAAGGHSGIWTRDALPADVPLPTLVAGVRAATPLPIVAAGGVASRDDVRRVIDAGADAVAIGTLALRATEAGTSATHRAALADASFDRTELTRAFTGRPARALVTPFVEAHRDAPSGYPALHHLTRPMRAAAAASGDASLVHLWAGEAWRAGRDAPIADILDDLEP; translated from the coding sequence ATGATGCTCCCTCTCGCGCTGCAGCACGCCCGCGTCGTCGCCGTCGCACCGATGGCGGGCGGCGCGACGACGCCCGCGCTCGTCGCCGCAGTCGAGGCGCACGGTGCGTTCGCGCAGCTCGCCGCCGGCTATCTGACGGCGGAGGCGCTGCGGGCGCGGATCGCCGAGACGCGCGCTCTCGGCGCGTCGCGCTTCGGCGTCAACCTCTTCGTGCCGAACCTGCACCGCATCGCGCCGTCCGACTACGAGGCGTACGGGCGGGCGATCGCCGCCGACGTGGCCCGAGTCGTGCCCGATGCAGCCGTGCCGCCGCTGGTCGAGGACGACGACGACTGGGAGGCCAAGGTCGACGTCGTGGTCGAGGCTCGCGTGCCCGTCGTGAGCCTGACGTTCGGCCTGCCCGACGACGCCGTGCTCGCGCGTCTGCGCGCCGCGGGCATCCTCACGCTGCAGACCGTGACCTCGGAGGACGAGGCGCTCGCCGCGGCGAACGCGGGTGTGGATGCGCTGACGGTGCAGGCGTCGGCCGCCGGCGGTCACTCGGGCATCTGGACGCGCGACGCGCTGCCTGCCGACGTGCCGCTGCCGACGCTCGTCGCAGGCGTGCGTGCCGCGACGCCCCTGCCGATCGTCGCCGCGGGCGGCGTCGCGTCGCGCGACGACGTGCGGCGCGTGATCGATGCGGGCGCCGATGCCGTCGCGATCGGCACGCTCGCGCTGCGAGCGACGGAGGCCGGCACGTCGGCGACGCATCGCGCAGCGCTCGCCGATGCCTCCTTCGACCGGACGGAGCTCACGCGAGCGTTCACCGGGCGCCCGGCCCGCGCGCTCGTGACCCCGTTCGTCGAGGCGCACCGCGACGCGCCATCGGGCTACCCGGCGCTGCACCACCTCACGCGGCCGATGCGTGCCGCGGCCGCAGCATCCGGCGATGCGTCGCTCGTGCACCTCTGGGCGGGCGAGGCCTGGCGCGCGGGTCGCGACGCGCCGATCGCCGACATCCTCGACGACCTGGAGCCCTGA
- a CDS encoding serine hydrolase domain-containing protein yields the protein MSTLQQQVDPADVGMSGRHLEHLGSLQRANLAANAYQGSVMAVARHGKVAYAEAFGKADEGVPMTTEAIFRFASMSKTVAAACVLQLWERGLLGLHDPVAQWLPELADPRVAVVEDWNVTRLASAERPITVHHLLTMTAGYTNTWWHRMFEPSVYGVVPQLLKDAGVVDTFETPATTLEEVVQRLATVPLIAQPGTMFDYSNNSVNVLCRLVEVVSGLDFDTYQRRNVLEPLGMDETWFFVPESEQHRIAAVYWAGRDERQLEDAPLGAGMLGPEYSFSEHRTLTMGAGGLHGTTGDYLRFAQMLLNMGELDGVRVLSPAAVRLMTTNQIGDLTNWQLTQNRWGYMVDVQEGENAPAGSQHYLGGPGAYSWQGFFSTKFVVNPRADTVILTMSTPGFDGALPHNLRLVAAASAAVVD from the coding sequence ATGAGCACGCTCCAGCAGCAGGTCGATCCAGCGGACGTCGGCATGTCCGGCAGGCATCTCGAGCATCTCGGCTCGCTGCAGCGCGCGAACCTCGCCGCGAACGCGTACCAGGGCTCCGTCATGGCCGTCGCGCGTCACGGCAAGGTCGCGTACGCCGAGGCGTTCGGCAAGGCCGACGAGGGCGTGCCGATGACGACCGAGGCGATCTTCCGCTTCGCGTCGATGTCGAAGACCGTCGCCGCCGCCTGCGTGCTGCAGCTCTGGGAGCGCGGCCTCCTCGGCCTCCACGACCCCGTCGCGCAGTGGCTGCCCGAGCTGGCCGACCCGCGCGTCGCGGTCGTCGAGGACTGGAACGTCACGCGCCTCGCATCGGCCGAGCGCCCCATCACGGTGCACCACCTGCTCACGATGACGGCCGGCTACACCAACACGTGGTGGCATCGCATGTTCGAGCCGTCGGTCTACGGCGTCGTGCCGCAGCTGCTCAAGGATGCGGGCGTCGTCGACACGTTCGAGACGCCGGCGACGACGCTCGAGGAGGTCGTGCAGCGGCTCGCGACCGTGCCGCTCATCGCGCAGCCCGGCACGATGTTCGACTACTCCAACAACTCGGTGAACGTGCTCTGCCGACTCGTCGAGGTCGTCTCGGGGCTCGACTTCGACACCTACCAGCGACGCAACGTGCTCGAGCCGCTCGGCATGGACGAGACGTGGTTCTTCGTGCCGGAGTCCGAGCAGCACCGCATCGCGGCCGTCTACTGGGCGGGCCGCGACGAGCGGCAGCTCGAGGATGCGCCGCTCGGCGCCGGCATGCTCGGCCCCGAGTACTCGTTCAGCGAGCACCGCACGCTCACGATGGGTGCTGGCGGCCTGCACGGGACGACGGGCGACTACCTGCGATTCGCGCAGATGCTGCTGAACATGGGCGAGCTCGACGGCGTGCGCGTGCTCTCCCCAGCCGCCGTGCGCCTCATGACGACGAACCAGATCGGCGACCTCACGAACTGGCAGCTCACCCAGAACCGCTGGGGCTACATGGTCGACGTGCAGGAGGGCGAGAACGCGCCCGCCGGCTCGCAGCACTACCTCGGCGGGCCGGGGGCGTACTCGTGGCAGGGCTTCTTCTCGACGAAGTTCGTCGTGAACCCGCGCGCCGACACCGTGATCCTCACGATGTCGACGCCGGGCTTCGACGGAGCGCTGCCGCACAACCTGCGGCTCGTCGCGGCGGCGAGCGCGGCGGTCGTCGACTGA
- a CDS encoding VOC family protein → MTIVRQVQVTFDCADPVRVARYWCAALGYELPASVSEGDGSWAVAEDPTGSGPRLYFQRVPEGKVVKNRVHLDVRAATGLVGEERVAALEAECARLVEAGGTRLWLLPANDEDESCLVMQDPEGNEHCLD, encoded by the coding sequence ATGACGATCGTGCGACAGGTGCAGGTGACGTTCGACTGCGCGGATCCCGTGCGCGTGGCGCGGTACTGGTGCGCGGCGCTCGGGTACGAGCTGCCTGCGTCGGTGTCGGAGGGCGACGGGTCGTGGGCGGTCGCCGAGGATCCGACGGGCTCGGGCCCGCGCCTCTACTTCCAGCGGGTGCCCGAGGGCAAGGTCGTGAAGAACCGCGTGCACCTCGACGTGCGCGCGGCGACGGGGCTCGTCGGCGAGGAGCGCGTCGCGGCGCTCGAGGCGGAATGCGCGCGGCTCGTCGAGGCGGGCGGCACGCGGCTGTGGCTGCTGCCGGCGAACGACGAGGACGAGTCGTGCCTCGTGATGCAGGACCCCGAGGGCAACGAGCACTGTCTGGACTGA
- a CDS encoding GntR family transcriptional regulator, which produces MHVVLSTDSASPIYEQIKVQMRAAILSGAIAAGGTLPSLRQLAADLRVSVVTVTRAYNDLVAEGLARNEHGRGFVVLAVEADVAQQALDATLDDLLRRLVVAAGHAGVDLPALHRRLDDQWRSE; this is translated from the coding sequence GTGCACGTCGTCCTGTCGACCGACTCGGCATCGCCGATCTACGAGCAGATCAAGGTGCAGATGCGCGCCGCGATCCTCTCGGGCGCGATCGCCGCCGGTGGCACGCTGCCGTCGCTGCGGCAGCTCGCCGCCGACCTGCGCGTCAGCGTCGTCACGGTGACGCGGGCCTACAACGACCTCGTCGCCGAGGGCCTCGCCCGCAACGAGCACGGGCGCGGCTTCGTCGTGCTCGCGGTCGAGGCGGACGTCGCCCAGCAGGCGCTCGACGCCACGCTCGACGACCTGCTGCGACGCCTCGTCGTCGCGGCGGGCCACGCGGGCGTCGATCTGCCGGCACTCCATCGCCGACTCGACGACCAGTGGAGGAGCGAATGA